In Capsicum annuum cultivar UCD-10X-F1 chromosome 7, UCD10Xv1.1, whole genome shotgun sequence, one genomic interval encodes:
- the LOC107878644 gene encoding protein RICE SALT SENSITIVE 3 isoform X3, with product MLMWEDGFCRGRGTDCLEEMDGEDLVRKAFSKMSIQLYNYGEGLMGKVASDKCHKWVFKEPTECEPNISNYWQSSFDALPPEWTDQFESGIQTIAVIQAGHGLLQLGSCKIIPEDLHFVLRMRHTFESLGYQSGFYLSQLFSSTRTSSPSSAIPLKQPTMPIRTPPLFNWGPRPMPSASSLLSSPNFQNSARLGIPQSKDESHMFLQLPHTSEPRMEDMMGAAADHESDIKWPNGLSFFSALTGRNDDSRTLFNPDSLGTKPDHNQHALSLDGKTSHPNSDASTLHNNGGANPNDFLSLDSHPDSVRKMDKFKRSYTLPARMASSSNSSTSLDQHQNNPGEYRNEGGMYPDVMERFLE from the exons ATGTTGATGTGGGAAGATGGATTCTGCAGAGGAAGAGGAACAGATTGCTTGGAAGAGATGGATGGTGAAGATCTAGTGAGAAAGGCCTTCAGCAAAATGTCCATTCAGCTATACAATTATGGAGAAGG ATTGATGGGGAAAGTTGCCTCAGATAAGTGTCATAAATGGGTTTTCAAGGAGCCTACTGAATGTGAACCAAACATATCTAACTACTGGCAGAGTTCATTTGATGCT CTCCCGCCTGAGTGGACTGACCAGTTTGAGTCAGGGATTCAG ACTATTGCTGTGATTCAAGCTGGACATGGCCTACTGCAACTGGGATCCTGCAAGATT ATTCCGGAAGACCTCCATTTCGTGTTAAGAATGAGGCACACGTTTGAGTCTCTAGGCTATCAATCCGGCTTCTATCTGTCACAGCTATTCTCTTCCACAAGGACTAGTTCGCCTTCGTCTGCGATTCCTCTCAAGCAGCCAACTATGCCAATTCGCACTCCTCCCCTTTTCAACTGGGGTCCAAGGCCAATGCCTTCAGCATCTTCACTGCTATCGTCTCCCAACTTCCAAAACTCCGCGAGACTTGGTATTCCACAGTCGAAAGATGAATCTCATATGTTCCTCCAGCTTCCTCATACATCCGAACCACGAATGGAAGACATGATGGGAGCTGCTGCTGACCATGAGAGTGACATCAAGTGGCCTAATGGATTGTCTTTCTTCAGTGCTCTCACTGGTAGAAACGACGATTCCAGGACCCTGTTCAATCCTGATAGCTTAGGAACCAAACCGGATCATAATCAGCACGCGCTTAGTCTTGATGGGAAGACTTCACATCCGAATTCAGATGCTTCGACCTTGCACAACAACGGAGGTGCTAATCCAAATGATTTCTTGAGCCTGGACAGCCACCCTGATAGCGTTCGGAAGATGGACAAGTTCAAGAGGAGCTATACGCTTCCTGCTAGGATGGCTTCGTCTTCTAATTCATCGACTTCACTCGATCAGCACCAAAATAATCCAGGAGAATATAGGAATGAAGGAGGAATGTACCCTGATGtcatggagagattcttggaatga
- the LOC107878644 gene encoding protein RICE SALT SENSITIVE 3 isoform X1, whose product MVGSSAATDRSKEAVGMMALHEALRSVCLNTDWTYSVFWTIRPRPRVRGGNGCKVGDDNGSLMLMWEDGFCRGRGTDCLEEMDGEDLVRKAFSKMSIQLYNYGEGLMGKVASDKCHKWVFKEPTECEPNISNYWQSSFDALPPEWTDQFESGIQTIAVIQAGHGLLQLGSCKIIPEDLHFVLRMRHTFESLGYQSGFYLSQLFSSTRTSSPSSAIPLKQPTMPIRTPPLFNWGPRPMPSASSLLSSPNFQNSARLGIPQSKDESHMFLQLPHTSEPRMEDMMGAAADHESDIKWPNGLSFFSALTGRNDDSRTLFNPDSLGTKPDHNQHALSLDGKTSHPNSDASTLHNNGGANPNDFLSLDSHPDSVRKMDKFKRSYTLPARMASSSNSSTSLDQHQNNPGEYRNEGGMYPDVMERFLE is encoded by the exons ATGGTGGGCTCAAGTGCAGCAACAGATAGGAGCAAAGAAGCAGTTGGGATGATGGCACTTCATGAAGCACTTAGAAGCGTCTGTCTTAATACAGACTGGACTTATTCAGTTTTCTGGACCATTCGTCCTAGACC GAGAGTTAGAGGTGGTAATGGTTGTAAAGTTGGAGATGATAATGGTAGCTT GATGTTGATGTGGGAAGATGGATTCTGCAGAGGAAGAGGAACAGATTGCTTGGAAGAGATGGATGGTGAAGATCTAGTGAGAAAGGCCTTCAGCAAAATGTCCATTCAGCTATACAATTATGGAGAAGG ATTGATGGGGAAAGTTGCCTCAGATAAGTGTCATAAATGGGTTTTCAAGGAGCCTACTGAATGTGAACCAAACATATCTAACTACTGGCAGAGTTCATTTGATGCT CTCCCGCCTGAGTGGACTGACCAGTTTGAGTCAGGGATTCAG ACTATTGCTGTGATTCAAGCTGGACATGGCCTACTGCAACTGGGATCCTGCAAGATT ATTCCGGAAGACCTCCATTTCGTGTTAAGAATGAGGCACACGTTTGAGTCTCTAGGCTATCAATCCGGCTTCTATCTGTCACAGCTATTCTCTTCCACAAGGACTAGTTCGCCTTCGTCTGCGATTCCTCTCAAGCAGCCAACTATGCCAATTCGCACTCCTCCCCTTTTCAACTGGGGTCCAAGGCCAATGCCTTCAGCATCTTCACTGCTATCGTCTCCCAACTTCCAAAACTCCGCGAGACTTGGTATTCCACAGTCGAAAGATGAATCTCATATGTTCCTCCAGCTTCCTCATACATCCGAACCACGAATGGAAGACATGATGGGAGCTGCTGCTGACCATGAGAGTGACATCAAGTGGCCTAATGGATTGTCTTTCTTCAGTGCTCTCACTGGTAGAAACGACGATTCCAGGACCCTGTTCAATCCTGATAGCTTAGGAACCAAACCGGATCATAATCAGCACGCGCTTAGTCTTGATGGGAAGACTTCACATCCGAATTCAGATGCTTCGACCTTGCACAACAACGGAGGTGCTAATCCAAATGATTTCTTGAGCCTGGACAGCCACCCTGATAGCGTTCGGAAGATGGACAAGTTCAAGAGGAGCTATACGCTTCCTGCTAGGATGGCTTCGTCTTCTAATTCATCGACTTCACTCGATCAGCACCAAAATAATCCAGGAGAATATAGGAATGAAGGAGGAATGTACCCTGATGtcatggagagattcttggaatga
- the LOC107878644 gene encoding protein RICE SALT SENSITIVE 3 isoform X2 translates to MMLMWEDGFCRGRGTDCLEEMDGEDLVRKAFSKMSIQLYNYGEGLMGKVASDKCHKWVFKEPTECEPNISNYWQSSFDALPPEWTDQFESGIQTIAVIQAGHGLLQLGSCKIIPEDLHFVLRMRHTFESLGYQSGFYLSQLFSSTRTSSPSSAIPLKQPTMPIRTPPLFNWGPRPMPSASSLLSSPNFQNSARLGIPQSKDESHMFLQLPHTSEPRMEDMMGAAADHESDIKWPNGLSFFSALTGRNDDSRTLFNPDSLGTKPDHNQHALSLDGKTSHPNSDASTLHNNGGANPNDFLSLDSHPDSVRKMDKFKRSYTLPARMASSSNSSTSLDQHQNNPGEYRNEGGMYPDVMERFLE, encoded by the exons AT GATGTTGATGTGGGAAGATGGATTCTGCAGAGGAAGAGGAACAGATTGCTTGGAAGAGATGGATGGTGAAGATCTAGTGAGAAAGGCCTTCAGCAAAATGTCCATTCAGCTATACAATTATGGAGAAGG ATTGATGGGGAAAGTTGCCTCAGATAAGTGTCATAAATGGGTTTTCAAGGAGCCTACTGAATGTGAACCAAACATATCTAACTACTGGCAGAGTTCATTTGATGCT CTCCCGCCTGAGTGGACTGACCAGTTTGAGTCAGGGATTCAG ACTATTGCTGTGATTCAAGCTGGACATGGCCTACTGCAACTGGGATCCTGCAAGATT ATTCCGGAAGACCTCCATTTCGTGTTAAGAATGAGGCACACGTTTGAGTCTCTAGGCTATCAATCCGGCTTCTATCTGTCACAGCTATTCTCTTCCACAAGGACTAGTTCGCCTTCGTCTGCGATTCCTCTCAAGCAGCCAACTATGCCAATTCGCACTCCTCCCCTTTTCAACTGGGGTCCAAGGCCAATGCCTTCAGCATCTTCACTGCTATCGTCTCCCAACTTCCAAAACTCCGCGAGACTTGGTATTCCACAGTCGAAAGATGAATCTCATATGTTCCTCCAGCTTCCTCATACATCCGAACCACGAATGGAAGACATGATGGGAGCTGCTGCTGACCATGAGAGTGACATCAAGTGGCCTAATGGATTGTCTTTCTTCAGTGCTCTCACTGGTAGAAACGACGATTCCAGGACCCTGTTCAATCCTGATAGCTTAGGAACCAAACCGGATCATAATCAGCACGCGCTTAGTCTTGATGGGAAGACTTCACATCCGAATTCAGATGCTTCGACCTTGCACAACAACGGAGGTGCTAATCCAAATGATTTCTTGAGCCTGGACAGCCACCCTGATAGCGTTCGGAAGATGGACAAGTTCAAGAGGAGCTATACGCTTCCTGCTAGGATGGCTTCGTCTTCTAATTCATCGACTTCACTCGATCAGCACCAAAATAATCCAGGAGAATATAGGAATGAAGGAGGAATGTACCCTGATGtcatggagagattcttggaatga
- the LOC107877397 gene encoding probable membrane-associated kinase regulator 3 has protein sequence MENRTRNSNNNSGDKFSFPVIMPVQEGQEMDFEFGFSGSVSPGSPKSPADHLFFNGRLLPHYFPSQQVTNINSPSSFSRSMSRTSSVSSRDSLWWSSRSNSTNSRSSCSSSSARTSTSESSERKLLSQGKNSAFAMYMNSSKYMNSSSTHYTGVSPKWQFIVTPAPVMKKNGQFVSKSQKKSPIGCKSLKSRKQRKENGKRKVRFWFLRRLLKKFMSACRECHAMEPTRREKHSRR, from the coding sequence ATGGAGAATCGTACTagaaatagcaataataattCAGGTGACAAATTTTCCTTCCCGGTCATAATGCCAGTCCAGGAAGGACAAGAAATGGACTTTGAATTCGGATTTTCTGGGAGTGTTTCACCTGGATCTCCGAAATCACCGGCAGATCATTTGTTCTTCAATGGACGTTTACTGCCACATTATTTCCCATCTCAGCAGGTCACCAATATCAATAGTCCAAGTTCATTTTCCCGATCAATGAGCAGAACAAGCAGTGTTAGTAGTAGAGATTCGCTCTGGTGGTCCTCGCGCAGCAACAGCACAAATAGCCGTAGcagttgtagtagtagtagtgcgAGGACTAGCACGAGCGAATCCTCTGAAAGGAAGTTGTTGAGTCAAGGAAAAAATTCAGCATTTGCTATGTATATGAACTCGTCAAAGTACATGAATTCTTCTTCAACTCATTATACTGGTGTTTCGCCAAAGTGGCAATTTATTGTCACACCAGCACCAGTTATGAAGAAAAATGGCCAATTTGTTTCGAAATCACAGAAAAAGAGTCCCATAGGATGTAAAAGTTTGAAATCGAGGAAACAAAGGAAGGAAAATGGTAAAAGGAAAGTGAGATTTTGGTTTTTGCGAAGACTTCTAAAGAAATTTATGTCAGCATGCAGAGAATGTCATGCAATGGAACCAACAAGAAGAGAGAAACATTCTCGTCGTTGA